One segment of Herbaspirillum hiltneri N3 DNA contains the following:
- a CDS encoding diiron oxygenase has protein sequence MLYPELFKSLEQVRWNMDKDIPWDKFDASLLSDEQAQTIRMNAITEWSALPATEMFLRDNRGDSDFSAFMSVWFFEEQKHSLVLIEYLRRFKPEFAPTEAELHNVRFEFDPAPPLETLMMHFCGEIRLNHWYRCASDWHTEPVIKQIYKIISQDEARHGGAYLRYMKKALTEVGDTARAAFAKIGVLMASARRTEKPLHPTNLHVNQALFPNDTVQSRLPDPEWLEHWLDTQIRFDSEWEKKVVDRILHNMSLLFERTFETVQELNRYRKEIVTRMAPPAHPAAA, from the coding sequence ATGCTGTACCCAGAACTGTTTAAATCGCTCGAACAAGTCCGCTGGAACATGGATAAAGATATTCCTTGGGACAAATTCGACGCATCCCTGCTCTCCGACGAGCAAGCCCAGACCATTCGCATGAATGCGATCACTGAGTGGTCGGCGCTGCCTGCGACGGAAATGTTCCTGCGCGACAACCGCGGCGACAGCGACTTTTCCGCCTTCATGTCGGTATGGTTCTTCGAAGAGCAAAAACACTCGCTGGTGCTGATCGAATATCTGCGCCGCTTCAAGCCGGAGTTCGCCCCGACGGAAGCAGAGCTGCACAACGTGCGCTTCGAATTCGATCCGGCGCCGCCGCTGGAAACGCTGATGATGCACTTCTGCGGTGAAATCCGCCTGAACCACTGGTACCGTTGCGCCTCCGACTGGCACACCGAACCGGTCATCAAGCAAATCTACAAGATCATCAGCCAGGACGAGGCGCGCCACGGCGGTGCTTACCTGCGCTATATGAAAAAAGCGCTGACCGAAGTCGGCGACACCGCGCGCGCCGCCTTCGCCAAGATCGGCGTATTGATGGCATCCGCCCGTCGCACCGAAAAGCCGCTGCATCCGACCAACCTGCACGTCAATCAGGCGCTGTTCCCGAACGACACCGTGCAAAGCCGCCTGCCGGATCCGGAATGGCTGGAGCACTGGCTCGATACGCAGATCAGGTTCGACAGCGAGTGGGAAAAGAAGGTCGTTGACCGTATCCTGCACAACATGTCGCTGCTGTTCGAGCGCACGTTCGAGACCGTGCAGGAGCTCAATCGCTACCGCAAGGAAATCGTCACGCGCATGGCGCCGCCGGCACATCCTGCCGCCGCCTGA
- a CDS encoding methyltransferase domain-containing protein yields MSLPPPNASAKLSAPIDLPLVRRLFSTPSRVAESDFLRREVSARMLERLLLIKIEPQRVLDAGCGEGADIAALQKRFSDAQIVGLDGAFNMVALAREHQLAAQSAVNRLLNKWLPAAGSGGGASLACADFAQLPFAPNALDMVWSNLALHWHPQPDRVFAEWRRVLRVEGLLMFSCFGPDTFKELRTAFEAVDADPHSLPFVDMHDFGDMLVNAGFSTPVMDMEAITVTYDTPQRLLADLRAWGGNPLESRRRGLLGRSAHARLLKALDGQRGADGKIPLSFEVIYGHAFRPVPKTTAGGEAIIRFDLPRK; encoded by the coding sequence ATGTCTTTGCCACCGCCCAACGCCAGCGCCAAATTAAGCGCGCCCATCGATTTACCCCTGGTGCGCCGCCTGTTCTCGACGCCGTCGCGCGTGGCGGAATCCGATTTCCTGCGCCGGGAGGTGTCGGCGCGCATGCTGGAGCGCCTGCTGCTGATCAAGATCGAGCCGCAGCGCGTACTGGACGCGGGCTGCGGCGAGGGCGCCGACATCGCCGCGCTGCAAAAGCGCTTTTCGGATGCCCAGATCGTCGGACTGGACGGCGCCTTCAACATGGTCGCCCTGGCGCGCGAGCACCAGCTCGCCGCGCAATCGGCCGTCAATCGCCTGCTCAACAAATGGCTCCCAGCGGCCGGTTCCGGCGGCGGCGCCAGCCTGGCCTGCGCCGACTTCGCGCAGCTGCCGTTCGCACCCAACGCCCTCGACATGGTCTGGTCCAACCTGGCGCTGCACTGGCATCCGCAGCCGGACCGGGTCTTCGCCGAGTGGCGCCGGGTCTTGAGGGTCGAGGGTTTGCTGATGTTCTCGTGCTTCGGACCGGACACCTTCAAGGAACTGCGCACGGCCTTCGAGGCGGTCGACGCCGATCCGCACAGCCTGCCCTTCGTCGACATGCACGATTTTGGCGACATGCTGGTCAATGCCGGCTTTTCGACGCCGGTCATGGACATGGAAGCCATCACGGTCACGTATGACACGCCGCAACGCCTGCTGGCCGACCTGCGCGCCTGGGGCGGCAATCCGTTGGAAAGCCGGCGACGCGGCCTGCTTGGCCGCAGCGCCCATGCGCGCCTGCTGAAGGCGCTCGACGGGCAGCGCGGCGCCGACGGCAAGATACCGCTGAGCTTCGAAGTGATTTACGGCCACGCCTTCCGGCCCGTACCCAAGACCACAGCCGGCGGCGAAGCCATCATCCGCTTCGATTTGCCCAGAAAGTAG
- a CDS encoding DUF2946 family protein, producing the protein MPRLLRPVTAWIAIACLAIGSLLPLASMAAAKSSPERAMAICATSASWQSPTGAPGQMAHAHCLYCSGGQPFHLDFPDSNVDAFRAALVYAATPAPQRVSQLQRLREDSWARAPPA; encoded by the coding sequence ATGCCGCGCCTCCTCCGCCCCGTCACCGCCTGGATCGCCATCGCCTGCCTGGCGATCGGCAGCCTGTTGCCGCTGGCGTCGATGGCGGCCGCCAAATCGTCGCCCGAGAGGGCCATGGCGATCTGCGCCACCTCCGCCTCATGGCAAAGCCCGACCGGAGCGCCGGGCCAGATGGCGCATGCGCATTGCTTGTACTGCAGCGGCGGCCAACCATTCCACCTGGATTTTCCGGACAGCAATGTCGACGCCTTCCGCGCCGCATTGGTCTACGCCGCGACTCCGGCGCCGCAACGCGTGTCGCAACTGCAGCGGCTGCGTGAAGACAGCTGGGCGCGCGCGCCGCCCGCCTGA
- a CDS encoding ABC transporter substrate-binding protein, whose amino-acid sequence MFTLSKTLRAVTGALALAAVCAAPALAADKSVMVTSIVEHPALDAVRDGTRDELKAEGYEGGKGFKFEFQSAQGNAGTAGQIAKKFVGDNPDVIVAIGTPSAQPLVASTKTIPIVYSGIADPIAAQLVKDWGPSGTNVTGLSHMLDPVKQVEIIKKVLPTAKRIGIVYNPGESNSVSALNAIKAVLEKQGMTLVEAAAPRSVDVAPAAKSLIGKIDLMYTTTDNVVVSTFESLAKVCNDAKIPLLASDTGSVKRGAVAALGVNFYDLGRQTGKIVARILKGEKPGDIPSSTSKNLELYINTTAAQKQGVTLSPEFLKSATKVIN is encoded by the coding sequence ATGTTCACACTGAGTAAAACTTTGCGCGCCGTCACCGGCGCACTGGCGCTGGCGGCTGTTTGCGCTGCGCCGGCGCTGGCCGCGGACAAGAGCGTCATGGTCACGTCGATCGTCGAACATCCGGCGCTGGACGCCGTGCGCGACGGCACCCGCGACGAGCTCAAGGCCGAAGGCTACGAGGGCGGCAAGGGTTTCAAATTCGAGTTCCAGAGCGCTCAGGGCAACGCCGGCACCGCCGGCCAGATCGCCAAGAAATTCGTCGGCGACAACCCTGACGTGATCGTCGCCATCGGCACCCCATCGGCGCAGCCGCTGGTGGCGTCGACCAAGACCATTCCTATCGTCTACTCCGGCATCGCCGACCCGATCGCGGCGCAACTGGTCAAGGACTGGGGCCCGTCCGGCACCAACGTGACCGGCCTGTCGCACATGCTCGATCCGGTCAAGCAAGTCGAGATCATCAAGAAGGTCCTGCCGACCGCCAAGCGTATCGGCATCGTCTACAATCCGGGCGAATCCAATTCGGTGTCGGCGCTCAACGCCATCAAGGCCGTGCTGGAAAAGCAGGGCATGACGCTGGTGGAAGCCGCCGCGCCGCGCTCGGTTGACGTCGCGCCGGCCGCCAAGAGCCTGATCGGCAAGATCGACCTGATGTACACCACCACCGACAACGTGGTCGTGTCGACCTTCGAGTCGCTGGCCAAGGTTTGCAACGACGCCAAGATCCCGCTGCTGGCTTCCGACACCGGCAGCGTCAAGCGCGGCGCCGTGGCCGCACTGGGCGTGAATTTCTATGACCTGGGCCGCCAGACCGGTAAAATCGTGGCGCGCATCCTCAAGGGAGAAAAGCCCGGCGACATTCCATCGTCGACCAGCAAGAACCTGGAGCTGTACATCAACACCACCGCTGCACAGAAACAGGGCGTGACGCTGTCGCCCGAGTTCCTCAAATCGGCAACCAAGGTCATCAACTGA
- a CDS encoding copper chaperone PCu(A)C has product MSHRHLFSRLALVAGIALSAAASAHDYKAGDLQVGHPWARPTVPGQPSGGAYLSIENKGKTADKLVSVSSPAAKSSEIHTMSMDGNVMKMREVGSIDIKPSEKIAMQPGNGYHIMLIGLSQPLKLGDKIPLTLTFEKAGKLEVSIYVEDKTAGKDAKGAKDGMEHMHH; this is encoded by the coding sequence ATGTCCCACCGTCACTTATTTTCCCGCCTGGCGCTGGTCGCCGGCATCGCGCTGAGCGCAGCGGCTTCCGCCCATGACTACAAAGCCGGCGACCTTCAGGTCGGCCACCCGTGGGCGCGCCCGACCGTGCCCGGCCAGCCGTCCGGCGGCGCTTACCTGAGCATCGAAAACAAGGGCAAGACCGCAGACAAGCTGGTGTCGGTAAGCTCGCCCGCCGCAAAATCCTCCGAAATCCACACCATGTCCATGGACGGCAACGTCATGAAGATGCGCGAAGTCGGCAGCATCGACATCAAGCCGTCCGAGAAGATTGCCATGCAGCCCGGCAACGGCTATCACATCATGCTGATCGGCCTGAGCCAGCCGCTCAAACTGGGCGACAAGATCCCGCTGACGCTGACGTTTGAAAAAGCCGGCAAGCTGGAAGTGTCGATTTACGTGGAAGACAAGACCGCCGGCAAGGACGCGAAAGGCGCCAAAGACGGGATGGAACACATGCATCATTGA
- a CDS encoding double zinc ribbon domain-containing protein, with amino-acid sequence MLSRLLTIPRCLLPFGRLLPSSCVLCGQTDREALCQSCRTHYFSVRPRRCVQCATPIPTTAKEIRCGDCLKHKPAFDATVVAGDYAAPADQLVLALKFGATLPLAPLLADMLREALGHYAERVLPLPKLMAAVPLGPARLQERGFNQSLEIARPLARAMDIRLEPQLLVRLRDTQAQATLPHDERKRNMRRAFVVPTAAMNHVRGAHIGVVDDVITTGETLNEIAETLKRFGARRVTNIVFARTVAK; translated from the coding sequence ATGCTCTCGCGCCTGCTGACGATTCCCCGCTGCCTGCTCCCCTTCGGGCGCTTGCTGCCGTCGTCCTGCGTGCTGTGCGGGCAGACCGACCGTGAAGCGCTATGCCAATCGTGCCGGACGCACTATTTTTCGGTCCGGCCACGGCGCTGCGTGCAGTGCGCGACGCCCATCCCGACCACCGCCAAGGAAATCCGCTGCGGCGACTGCCTCAAGCACAAGCCTGCCTTCGACGCCACGGTGGTCGCCGGCGACTACGCTGCGCCGGCCGACCAACTGGTGCTGGCGCTGAAGTTCGGTGCAACATTGCCGCTGGCGCCGCTGCTGGCCGACATGCTGCGCGAGGCGCTCGGCCATTACGCCGAACGCGTCCTGCCGCTGCCGAAGCTGATGGCGGCCGTGCCGCTGGGCCCGGCGCGTCTGCAGGAGCGCGGTTTCAACCAGTCGCTGGAAATCGCCCGGCCGCTGGCGCGCGCCATGGATATCCGGCTGGAGCCCCAATTGCTGGTGCGCCTGCGCGACACCCAGGCGCAGGCGACGCTGCCCCACGACGAACGCAAACGCAACATGCGGCGCGCCTTCGTGGTACCCACCGCGGCCATGAACCACGTGCGCGGCGCACACATCGGCGTGGTCGACGACGTCATCACTACCGGCGAGACGCTCAATGAAATTGCCGAAACCCTCAAGCGCTTCGGTGCGCGGCGCGTGACCAATATCGTGTTCGCCCGCACCGTGGCCAAGTAG
- a CDS encoding ABC transporter ATP-binding protein, with protein sequence MLKAKELKITFNPGTPIENPALRGLNLEIPTGQFVAVIGSNGAGKSTFLNAISGDLLVDAGSVEIDGVDVTKKQAWDRAGMVARVFQDPMAGTCEALTIEENMALAMARGKRRGFGFAIRRNMRELFREKLSILNLGLEKRLTDRIGLLSGGQRQAVSLLMASLQPSRILLLDEHTAALDPKTAAFVLELTAKIVSESKLTTMMVTHSMRQALDYGDRTVMLHQGQVVLDVSGEERAGLDVPDLLKMFERTRGEVLSDDALLLG encoded by the coding sequence ATGCTGAAGGCCAAAGAACTCAAAATTACCTTCAATCCGGGTACCCCGATTGAAAATCCCGCCCTGCGCGGCCTCAACCTGGAAATCCCGACCGGCCAGTTCGTCGCCGTGATCGGTTCCAACGGCGCCGGCAAGTCGACCTTCCTCAATGCGATTTCCGGCGATCTGCTGGTGGATGCCGGCAGCGTTGAAATCGACGGTGTCGACGTCACGAAGAAGCAAGCCTGGGATCGCGCCGGCATGGTGGCGCGCGTGTTCCAGGATCCGATGGCCGGCACCTGCGAAGCGCTGACCATCGAAGAAAACATGGCGCTGGCGATGGCGCGCGGCAAGCGCCGCGGCTTCGGCTTCGCGATCAGGCGCAACATGCGCGAACTGTTCCGCGAAAAGCTGTCGATTCTGAACCTTGGTCTGGAAAAGCGCCTGACCGACCGCATCGGCCTGCTGTCCGGCGGCCAGCGCCAGGCCGTCAGCCTGCTGATGGCGTCGCTGCAACCGTCGCGCATCCTGCTGCTGGACGAACACACCGCCGCGCTCGACCCGAAGACCGCCGCGTTCGTGCTGGAGCTGACCGCCAAGATCGTTTCCGAAAGCAAGCTGACCACGATGATGGTGACCCACAGCATGCGCCAGGCGCTCGACTACGGCGACCGCACCGTGATGCTGCATCAGGGGCAAGTGGTGCTGGATGTGTCGGGCGAAGAGCGTGCCGGCCTGGATGTGCCGGACTTGCTCAAGATGTTCGAGCGTACGCGCGGCGAAGTCTTGTCCGACGACGCCTTGCTGCTCGGCTGA
- a CDS encoding ABC transporter permease, which translates to MSLYTLLGALEIGLIFSLVALGVLISFRILTFPDLTVDGSFPLGGAVAATMIAAGYNPFLATGVAILAGALAGFTTAWLNVRLKIMDLLASILMMIALYSINLRVMGKPNVPLINEPTIFSILLPDWMPDYVERPLVLLVVVIVAKLLLDWFFSSEIGLALRATGANARMARAQGIATGRATLAGMALANALVALGGALFAQTQGGADISMGIGTIVIGLAAVIIGENILPARRLVLTTLAVILGAILYRFFIALALNSDFIGLQAQDLNLVTAVLVMLALVLPMGKRKLKLLRKGG; encoded by the coding sequence ATGTCGCTGTATACGTTGTTGGGCGCACTGGAAATCGGCCTGATTTTCAGCCTGGTCGCCCTTGGGGTGCTGATTTCTTTCCGCATCCTCACCTTCCCGGATTTGACCGTCGACGGCAGTTTCCCGCTCGGCGGCGCTGTTGCGGCTACCATGATCGCCGCCGGCTACAACCCGTTCCTGGCCACCGGCGTGGCCATCCTGGCCGGCGCGCTGGCCGGTTTCACCACCGCGTGGCTGAACGTGCGTCTCAAGATCATGGATCTGCTGGCCAGTATCCTGATGATGATTGCGCTGTACTCCATCAACCTGCGCGTGATGGGAAAGCCGAACGTGCCTCTGATCAATGAGCCGACCATTTTCAGCATCCTGCTGCCCGATTGGATGCCCGACTACGTCGAGCGTCCGCTGGTGTTGCTGGTCGTGGTGATCGTGGCCAAGCTGCTGCTGGACTGGTTCTTTTCTTCCGAAATCGGCCTGGCGCTGCGCGCCACCGGCGCCAACGCCCGCATGGCGCGCGCCCAGGGCATCGCCACCGGCCGCGCCACGCTGGCCGGCATGGCGCTGGCCAATGCGCTGGTCGCATTGGGCGGTGCGCTGTTTGCGCAGACCCAGGGGGGCGCCGACATCTCCATGGGCATCGGCACCATCGTGATCGGCCTGGCTGCCGTGATCATCGGTGAAAACATCCTGCCGGCGCGACGCCTGGTGCTGACCACGCTGGCCGTAATCCTCGGTGCGATTCTGTATCGTTTCTTCATCGCGCTGGCGCTCAACAGCGATTTCATCGGCCTGCAGGCGCAAGACCTGAACCTGGTCACTGCCGTGCTGGTGATGCTGGCGCTGGTGCTGCCGATGGGCAAGCGCAAGCTGAAACTGCTGCGCAAGGGAGGCTGA
- a CDS encoding ABC transporter substrate-binding protein produces MSSTKKLSLPAVVNALASTLVLAAVCSAPALAADKAVLVTAIVEHPALDAVRDGVKDELKEEGFEAGKNLKWEYQSAQGNTGTAAQIARKFVGDKPDAIVAIATPSAQALVSATKTIPVVYSGVTDPVAAQLVKDWKPSGTNVTGVSDLLELEKQVDLIKRVVPAAKRVGMVYNPGEANSAVVVKAMKELLGKSGMTLVEAAAPRTVDVGAAAKSLIGKVDVIYTNTDNNVVSAYEALVKVGNDAKIPLVASDTDSVKRGAIAALGVNYYDLGRQTGKVVARILKGEKPGDIASATSSKLELFVNTTAAQKQGVTLSADLIKSAKTVIK; encoded by the coding sequence ATGTCCAGCACAAAAAAACTGTCGTTGCCAGCCGTGGTAAATGCGTTGGCCAGTACGCTCGTATTGGCTGCAGTCTGTTCCGCACCGGCCCTGGCTGCGGACAAGGCAGTTCTGGTGACCGCAATCGTCGAGCACCCTGCTCTGGATGCAGTCCGCGACGGCGTCAAGGACGAACTGAAGGAGGAAGGCTTCGAAGCCGGCAAGAATCTCAAGTGGGAATACCAAAGCGCACAGGGCAACACCGGCACCGCCGCCCAGATCGCCCGCAAATTCGTCGGCGACAAGCCTGACGCCATCGTCGCCATCGCGACGCCTTCGGCCCAGGCCCTGGTCAGCGCCACCAAGACCATTCCGGTCGTTTATTCCGGCGTGACCGATCCGGTCGCCGCCCAACTGGTCAAGGACTGGAAGCCTTCCGGCACCAATGTCACCGGCGTGTCCGACCTGCTGGAACTGGAAAAGCAAGTCGACCTGATCAAGCGCGTCGTGCCTGCCGCCAAGCGCGTCGGCATGGTCTACAACCCGGGCGAAGCCAATTCCGCGGTGGTCGTCAAGGCGATGAAGGAATTGCTCGGCAAGTCCGGCATGACCCTGGTCGAAGCTGCCGCGCCACGCACGGTTGACGTCGGTGCGGCTGCCAAGAGCCTGATCGGCAAGGTCGACGTAATCTACACCAACACCGACAACAACGTCGTGTCCGCCTATGAAGCACTGGTCAAGGTCGGCAACGACGCCAAGATCCCGCTGGTCGCCTCCGATACCGACAGCGTCAAGCGCGGCGCGATTGCTGCACTGGGCGTGAACTACTATGACCTGGGCCGTCAGACCGGCAAGGTTGTCGCACGCATCCTGAAGGGCGAAAAGCCGGGCGACATCGCCTCGGCCACCAGCAGCAAGCTGGAACTGTTCGTCAACACGACCGCTGCACAAAAGCAAGGCGTGACATTGTCGGCAGACCTGATCAAGTCGGCCAAGACAGTCATCAAATAA
- the trmL gene encoding tRNA (uridine(34)/cytosine(34)/5-carboxymethylaminomethyluridine(34)-2'-O)-methyltransferase TrmL, with translation MFHVVLVEPEIPPNTGNIIRLCANTGAQLHLIEPLGFPLDDAKMRRAGLDYHDYASMQVHPDWKAFIDKRRADPQFDEARMFALTTHGSTPFASVAFRPGDVFVFGAETRGLAPELRESFPTAQRIRLPMRPDNRSLNLSNTVAVVVYEAWRQNGFAGGA, from the coding sequence TTGTTCCACGTCGTCCTGGTCGAACCGGAAATTCCGCCCAACACCGGCAACATCATCCGCCTGTGCGCCAATACCGGCGCGCAACTGCATCTGATCGAGCCGCTCGGCTTCCCGCTTGACGACGCCAAGATGCGGCGCGCCGGACTGGATTACCACGACTACGCCAGCATGCAGGTGCACCCGGACTGGAAGGCCTTCATCGACAAGCGCCGCGCCGACCCGCAATTCGATGAGGCGCGCATGTTCGCCCTCACGACGCATGGCTCGACGCCGTTTGCGAGCGTGGCGTTCCGGCCCGGCGACGTGTTCGTGTTCGGCGCCGAAACGCGCGGCCTGGCGCCGGAGCTGCGCGAATCCTTCCCGACCGCGCAGCGCATCCGCTTGCCGATGCGACCCGACAACCGCAGCCTCAACCTGTCCAACACGGTGGCCGTGGTGGTCTATGAAGCATGGCGACAGAACGGCTTTGCCGGCGGCGCCTGA
- a CDS encoding DUF2244 domain-containing protein, with protein MVKREWMLKRNCSIAPHQLGQVFAILCAVSLTVAFVFTLRGAWYILGFSVLELSAVGFAFLIYARHATDREYIALVEDCLLVEFVQAGKTSRYRLDPQHVRIGPAGPHPAGKLVRLESSGIRVDVGRHLTEWKRREFALELERELSASSNVR; from the coding sequence GTGGTGAAGCGGGAGTGGATGTTGAAGCGCAACTGTTCGATTGCGCCGCACCAATTGGGGCAGGTTTTCGCGATCCTATGCGCGGTTTCGCTGACAGTAGCGTTTGTTTTCACTTTGCGTGGAGCCTGGTACATATTGGGTTTTTCCGTACTTGAGTTGTCCGCAGTCGGTTTTGCTTTTCTGATTTATGCACGTCATGCGACTGATCGCGAATATATCGCGCTGGTCGAAGATTGTTTGCTGGTCGAATTCGTACAGGCAGGAAAAACGAGCCGTTACAGGCTCGATCCGCAGCATGTGCGCATCGGTCCGGCAGGGCCTCATCCAGCTGGGAAACTGGTGAGGCTGGAGTCCTCTGGAATACGAGTCGATGTAGGTCGGCACCTGACGGAATGGAAGAGACGCGAATTCGCACTGGAGCTGGAGCGCGAGTTATCAGCAAGCAGTAACGTCAGGTAG
- the rfaE2 gene encoding D-glycero-beta-D-manno-heptose 1-phosphate adenylyltransferase, with product MTDFEKKICSRADLQARVAALPQPVVLTNGVFDILHRGHVTYLAQARAQGASLVVAANTDVSVKRLGKGDDRPINTCEDRMAVLAALESVSLVVPFDEDTALEVVQEARPQIYVKGGDYDMTAIPEGQAVAAYGGKSVAIAFEHDRSTTKLLAKVRK from the coding sequence ATGACTGATTTCGAGAAAAAAATCTGCAGCCGCGCCGACCTGCAAGCGCGCGTCGCCGCCTTGCCGCAGCCGGTGGTGCTGACCAACGGCGTGTTCGACATCCTGCATCGCGGTCACGTGACCTACCTTGCGCAGGCACGCGCCCAGGGCGCATCGCTGGTGGTCGCGGCCAACACCGACGTTTCGGTCAAGCGTCTCGGCAAGGGCGACGATCGTCCGATCAACACCTGTGAAGACCGCATGGCGGTGCTGGCCGCGCTGGAGTCGGTGTCGCTGGTGGTGCCTTTCGATGAAGACACGGCGCTGGAAGTGGTGCAGGAGGCGCGCCCGCAGATTTACGTCAAGGGTGGCGACTACGACATGACGGCAATTCCGGAGGGGCAGGCCGTGGCGGCTTACGGCGGCAAATCCGTGGCGATCGCGTTCGAGCATGACCGCTCGACCACCAAGCTGCTGGCCAAGGTGCGCAAGTAA